A DNA window from Vigna angularis cultivar LongXiaoDou No.4 chromosome 1, ASM1680809v1, whole genome shotgun sequence contains the following coding sequences:
- the LOC108319016 gene encoding uncharacterized protein LOC108319016, producing the protein MGKVQGFSLLSLGGCFDGCRDHTQGSGYGTRIWNLSDRPVELQIRVGSILKKIHTLKPGSSKRLKCKSIYKAYMPGRSGSVGGSFKSLLYYYDETCHPYIWIHDTGCHSLRMAKQQYISLEDLRDSSEIKVFWDHQRGSISVRKRTRPDFC; encoded by the coding sequence ATGGGAAAAGTGCAAGGTTTTAGCCTTCTATCTTTGGGTGGCTGCTTTGATGGTTGTCGAGATCACACTCAAGGTTCTGGATATGGGACAAGGATATGGAACCTCAGTGATCGGCCAGTGGAGCTGCAAATAAGGGTGGGATCAATACTGAAGAAGATTCACACTTTGAAGCCAGGGTCTTCTAAAAGACTGAAATGTAAAAGCATATATAAGGCTTACATGCCTGGAAGAAGTGGCAGTGTTGGAGGAAGTTTCAAGAGTTTGTTGTATTACTATGATGAAACATGTCACCCTTATATTTGGATTCATGACACAGGGTGTCATTCCTTAAGGATGGCTAAGCAGCAGTATATTAGCCTCGAGGATCTCAGGGATTCTTCTGAAATCAAAGTCTTTTGGGATCATCAGAGAGGTTCTATATCTGTTCGGAAGAGAACAAGGCCAGATTTCTGctga